The Zymoseptoria tritici IPO323 chromosome 4, whole genome shotgun sequence genome includes the window TACTCCGACTTTCGGATCCTACGTCTCCGATCGGCGACAGCTTTGCTTCCCCACACGCACGCCCGACGTCTGGAAAAGACGTTTGTGTCAAAGTCGAAACAGGCACAACAGGCACATGGAGCGTTTTGTGGAGGAAGCTGGACGCCTTCCATTGTCGTCATGACAGTTTGGGCAGGTCAGCCACATGTCAGACGAGTGAACGACAGACCGGTGCGCAATGTTTCGTGTATGGAGAAAGAGTGACGTGAGTGACGTTGAAGGGACGCCGGAATCCGATGGTGGCCGTTTCATGTATTCTGGGAGTTGTCGTATCGCGAGACCTCCTTTGGGCGATTTGTGCGAGAACTGTTCATGATGCAATAGTCTTACTGCAGCTCTGCTATGGCCTGGTACCGTCAGTCTGAGCTGGTTGGCATGATACTATGCCTCCCACACCATCTCCGCAAAACCTCCCGGGCATCGCTTACACCCTATCGATTCTCGCTGGCTGGCCCTCGGCCACGAATACCTGTTCAGTTAGAGGAAGCTCTGCTTCTGGCCGATCAGGCTGGTTGTCATCATGCCCTGACGAGCACGCAGGCAAATGCGAACCGCTCCGCCCTTCTAGTGTGTGGAGAGAGTGTCTGAGCGTCCCAGCTGAAACACATCCTTCCTAACGGAAGTCGGTACCATTGCGTGTGCAAAATCCTTTACTCTCCGCACTGCGCCGAGCTCGATCTCCAGTGCACGAGCAGTGCTCCCCCGAGATCGATACGAGTGACGAGTGACGAGTGACGTCGAGTCCCCTGGTGTGTGATCGCTTGCGGCAGTCGGTACTTCGAGGCGATGGATCTTGCATTCCCTGGTCTAGTGTTGTATTGCCCGTTAGCATCTGTGATCCTGGCAAGCGTAGTCCTCAACTTCTCCGGAAGGAGTAGTAGTGCGGTGAAAGTTCTAGGAAGCAGATTCTGCGTATCTGTACGAATGCAAGCATACCCATGTCCTTGTCTGTGCCGCTGGGGCCAACGACAACGCCAATGCAGACAGGGAAGTGCTCGTTCACAAACTCTTGGACCCCACCGACTTCGTGACTTCGTGACCGCGCCGTGTGAAGGTCCTTGGACAAGCGCGAGTACGGCGCAGGGAAGAGGAGTGGGGTTTCTCGCGCTCGTGCAGAGAGGCACAGTACCGCCAGTCCCGCTATTGCTGCCGACTCGCACCCACTGCCCCGCGTCTTGCACGCATTAGCAGGCAGACCAACGACCAGCGGTTTGAAGAACAACCTGGTCGCTATTGTCCATCTCTTTCCCATTCCTAATCTTCCTCCGAAGCTACTGTTCAGCAAGCAGGAATTTTTTCGAATGAGAAACATGCTGCGCTCGTCTGCGGTGAGAGTCGTTCGTCCCGGCTGGATCACAGGGTCTTTTGGCGCGCACGCGAGCCGGGCATGTCAGAGGTGCAAAACTTGGAAGTAGTTCGCTGGAGATTGTCGGCGGGAAGAAGAAAAGGAAGTCGAGGCGGGAATATGACGAATCGCGGCTGAGAAAGGCAGGTACAGTAGTGTCTGGTCGCGGCTGCTCATGGTCCCGTCGTGGTCGCGGCCGGGCAGAGCCTGCATTTGTGCAGCCATAATTCCCGTCCGATATGCGCTCCATCAACGGCACGGTATTTCCCACTCATTCGGAGTCCAGAACAAGTCAGTGACGATACTTTCACCTCTGCCTTGTTCCCAGTACCAAATGATAATCACGAACCCGACGGTACAGTATCGCAACGTCACTCCacgcgaggaagaaggaattCTCCTACCATGGATCAAACTCTTCTCCTGGACCACGTCGCACTGCCCTTCCGGCCCTACCAACGGACGGCGTGTAGTTCGAGCGAGACTAGAAGACAAGGTTCAAAGTGGGACTTCTGCTTCGATGCAATGCATGGTTAAGCGGAGGCGAGGTGGGTCTGCGGAGCCGCGCGAGTGAAAAAATCAAGGGACTGACTACACGAACGTGGCAGTGAGACAATCAACACGGAGAGGCTAGAAGGTGGACAGAACGGGGAAAGGACGGGAGGGATACCGGATGAAGAATGCACACCGTCTTCGGCTGGGTCAGCGGCGATGTTGCGAGTTCAACGGTTCAGACGTTTGTGCATGTGAGGTGGCTTGTGAAGTTTGTGAAGTTTTCGGGACACGGCCGTTGAATATCGGCCGTTTGAACAGAACGTGAACGTGGAGGACCGGAGAAGGTAATTCTCACTACATGCTATGCAGGTCTCATGCAGTCGTAGGAACGGTGGGATGGAAGCAAGACCATGACAATGGGTCATGCGACGAGACCAGGGCAGGGCAGCGATAGACGCATCAAACTCACACACCATGAAATGAAGAGCCTGTGATCTTTTGAACATGATTTCGAGTGACTGTAAAATACATCGAGCTGGACAATCCTGCAGACATGCCATGTACGCCTTTGTTGGCTGTCCCACCACCTGAACTCCGCTTTCCATGTGAGAAATCTACACCTGTGCCCAGACTTCTTTCCTCTCAGTCTTTGACCGCTCCGTGCTGACGAGCAGTTTCTTTCTGACGACGCCTCCATGGGGTCGGCCTCGTGCGCGCTAAACAAATTAAAACAGAAATGAAAACGTGACATAGCAACATGCGTAAGACGACCGATCTCATCGATCAGGTCTTGCGAAGGTAAAGCGTGAGCCATCCCAATATCCGGTAGCCGGCGATGATGCCGATCATGATACCGACCCACTTGCCCGTCTCGCCAGACTTGTAGCCGTAGCTGCGAAGCACACCCTCGCCGGCAATGAGGCATTGCGGTGCGAGGTCGGTCTCATACAAGCATGAGCACTCACCAGCAGCATTCGTGCCGCAGGTGTAGTTGCGCTGAGCGAACTCGTTGACCATCATGCCCTGGAAAACGTATGATTGGTAGTCGATGTAGTGGAAGACGTATCGCCAGAATGGGTTAAGGGTTTGAGGTGGGACGAGGAAGCCTCCCGTGCACATCCAGAGACCGTTGGCAAAAGCCGTGCCGGCaagagcgacgacgaagatgggAATGAGCGAGCTGACAAGAACGACAAGTGACTCGGCGGCGATGAGATCGAGGAATAGCCACATGACCCAGGTGAAAAAGGCTTGCGCGGTGGGTCGGAAGTTCGAGAGCCAGTATGCGACAATGGAAAAGAGCATAGCGATCAGGAAGAGGTAAGGAATACCGGTGACGAAGTTGGCCAAAAGGAATGACGATGGCCCGTAGAGACCGTTGGCTCGCTCCTTGATGAAGAGAGCGCGATCCTCGAGGTAGGCGGGAATGTAAGCGACAGCCATGAAGGACATGAAAGCACCACCGAAGAAGATGGCGTTGATGAACGACTGGATGTTGCCTTGTTCGGGGTTGAGGCGAAGCCAGACAGTTCCCATCATGACGGCGAGACCCATGTACATGGCAATTCGGATACCGTAAGCGATGATGTCGCGGTAGGACTTGATAAAAGATCGGTGGATGAGAGCGATAGGGATGGCAAAAGCACCGGCTTTCTCCTCTttggtgttgatgttgagCTCCGTGTCCATGGAGTTGCGGGCCATCTCGTCCGTGAGCTCGGTCACCGTGGCGGTCGCAAGGCGGGACTTGTGCCATGAGGAGTGAACCATGTTCAACTGTTGGTCGACCTCGCCGCGATCGCGGGCGAAATCGGTGTTGACAAAGTCGATGATGAACTCGGCTGGGTTCATGTATAGCGGAATTGGGAATCCACAGGCATCGAAGTAAGGCTGGACCTCAGAGACGGGTCCGCTGTATGCGGTCCCACCTTGTGAGAGGAGCAAGAGCTTGTCGAACATGGCGAATGTGGAGGTGGAAGGTTGATGGATGGATGCGATAACGATCAGCTGGTCCATGTTAGTCCTGGTCATGTGGAAGCGCATTCATCGAGGTACTCACGTTGTGCTTCTTCGCAATGTCCTTGACGAAGGAGATGACCTCGAACGAGGCAGCGGAGTCGAGACCAGATGTCGGCTCGTCCAAGAACAACAGCTTAGGACTGGTGATCAACTGTGCAGCAACACTAACACGACGCTTCTGACCACCTGAGATACCCTTTCGAATTGGTGTGCCGATCAAGTTGTTTGCCTGGCTTTGAAGACCAAAGGCCGTGAGGAGAGCCTCAATGCGCTGGATGCGCTCGATCTTGCTCACATTGCTGGGAAGTGACAGGCGGGCGGCGAAGTTGAGTGTTTCCCGGACGGTGAGCGAACCGACAAGGGCGTCTTCTTGCTCGACGTAGGCAGAGATGCGGCGGAAGGTCTTTGGATCGGCAGATTGGCCGTTGATGTAGACGGCGGCCTTGACGTTGGCGGCGAGCGATGCTGTTCGGTGGGCAAGGACGTTCAACAGGGTGGTCTTTCCGGAACCACTAGATCGCGCAGAGTCAGTGAATGTCGGCAAGTGAAGTGGTGCAAATGCCAACTTACGAAGGACCCATGAGCGCGAGAAGCTCGCCGGCCTTGACAATGCCATTGATGTCGTTCAAGATGGTCTTTGGCTGCTGAGATTGACGGTCCTTGACGGTGACGGTGACGCCCTTCCAGCCGAAGCTGCGGATGTTTGTGTTGGTGAGCTGGGCATAGTCACCTCCGATCATCTTCTCAATGTCCGACATTTTGCTGTAGCGTCTGCGGTCGGGAGTCGCAGCCTGAAGTTCGTAGGCCAGCGTGATGGTGAGTGAAGGCCACGGAGTGCGGTCAGGTGTGTTGCGCGGTCGATTGCGTGGAGACCGTTGGTAGCGCGAGCGAAGCGGAGGTCGGTGCGTAAGATGCTGGACTGGGAGCTGGGGTGCTCAGAGATGATGAAGGCCAGGGAGCCCGTGCTTGTCTCGATGGTGATTTCGTCAGGAACAGGGTAAAGAATTCCGAGTCAGCACCAAGTGTCAGACCGAGTCAGGTGCGCGGATTGATCTGGTCGGAGAAATGGTTGATGTGTTTGCGATGGAGGACTCGAGGTGAGTGAGAGAGCGATTGCGGTAGTGATGAAGTGAAGGTGAAGTCTGTAGGCGGATCGGAGTCGATGTGCTCGTTGGGCGATGGTGAAGCGAGATTGAATTGACCGGGGAGGGGAAGGCACGGTCGCGTTGAGgtgggaagaaggaagaggaaaagACGACAAACGAGGGGAAGTCGGGGTGAATGAGGTGAATGTAGTTCTCACAAGAAGGGCAAAGAGTGGTACGGCGGGCAAAAGACAGCACGGCGGTGCGACGACCAAGGCGGGTTAGGATGCGTTGCGGGTTGCAGGGAGCTGCAGGAGACGATCGTCAAATACATTGGGCCTTTCGACGATAGCTTGACTTGACGCATTCGTCCGGGTGTGGCGAAACCTGCGCTAGAGAGCGGCAGAGCGAGGTCGAAATGGTGATGTGTTCCGGAAGACCGAAGACTAAAATCATCACGACTCAACCTTCTTTCTTGTGCCTGGCCTGGATCGGCCTGGGCTCCATTACCTCCTATTCCCTGGTTGCGATTACGTGAACGGCATCGGTACGACAGTACGACATGGATGGGAACACACGGCCGACCGATCATCGAGCGCACTACACGCCGAACAGCCGCGAGCCGACCACGTCCGAGCTGGTCTTTTCTCTCTGCGTTATCGTCCAGAGTGTGCGATACAGTGCGAGGCATGGAGACATGAAACGAGCATCTTCGCCGAACAGTCTCCGTCATGCGGTGTCGCTGGTGCGAGTGTAGCTTGCCCTTTAGCTTTTGGTACCTGCAGGCCCCTGGCCGGCGCTAGCCTGTTCTCGGCGTCGCACTACCGTTTCAACCGCCCTGCAGCAGAAGCGCGCCTTCCCTGTTAGCGTGGATTATCTCAGGAGGCCAAAAGTCAATGCTAGGCGAGGTCTATGCACAAACTCCCCTTCCAGTTAGTCCGATCCTCTGTAAAGAGGATGCAGTCCGCCGATCTTGGAAGGAGTTTCGCTGCAGCCCGAGGGGTC containing:
- a CDS encoding putative ABC transporter (ABC transporter, ABC-G family, WBC type. To this cluster the human breastcancer related protein and the Drosophila eye pigment (white/brown and scarlet) transporters belong. This WBC / EPD cluster is involved in eye pigment precursor transport and in pleiotropic drug resistance. ...), with translation MSDIEKMIGGDYAQLTNTNIRSFGWKGVTVTVKDRQSQQPKTILNDINGIVKAGELLALMGPSGSGKTTLLNVLAHRTASLAANVKAAVYINGQSADPKTFRRISAYVEQEDALVGSLTVRETLNFAARLSLPSNVSKIERIQRIEALLTAFGLQSQANNLIGTPIRKGISGGQKRRVSVAAQLITSPKLLFLDEPTSGLDSAASFEVISFVKDIAKKHNLIVIASIHQPSTSTFAMFDKLLLLSQGGTAYSGPVSEVQPYFDACGFPIPLYMNPAEFIIDFVNTDFARDRGEVDQQLNMVHSSWHKSRLATATVTELTDEMARNSMDTELNINTKEEKAGAFAIPIALIHRSFIKSYRDIIAYGIRIAMYMGLAVMMGTVWLRLNPEQGNIQSFINAIFFGGAFMSFMAVAYIPAYLEDRALFIKERANGLYGPSSFLLANFVTGIPYLFLIAMLFSIVAYWLSNFRPTAQAFFTWVMWLFLDLIAAESLVVLVSSLIPIFVVALAGTAFANGLWMCTGGFLVPPQTLNPFWRYVFHYIDYQSYVFQGMMVNEFAQRNYTCGTNAAGECSCLYETDLAPQCLIAGEGVLRSYGYKSGETGKWVGIMIGIIAGYRILGWLTLYLRKT